ATTCAGCACTTCTAAGttaaaaaataccaaaaaataaACAGAGAGATTGTAATAATGCTTCTCATTTGTACATTGAATGAGAGAAGTACTAACTCCTTAACCCTCAGAACATCCCTGTGAGTAGGGAAGGATGTATTTTCATCTctggtttacagatggggacattGAGACAAAGAGGCCCagacctcaaaggtatttaggtgcctaactcccattgagtaTCTGGATTTAAGTGACTTTTCCCAAAGTCGTAGAGGGAATTGGTTGCCATTTACTGAGCTAATAGTAGGTGTGTGGGGCATGGTGGTCTAAGACGAGTAAACCAGGTTCCTGCAACTTTTTCTTAATGTATTTGCATTCATACGTGACTCTGAGGATGACAGAAGTTGATTACTGAGGGTAATAGCTTATATGTAACTACAGGAGTTCAGTAATGCATCCCGTAAGAGTGAAAGGGAACAAACAACCATTTGTCCCGTAGCTACAGAGGTAATACAATTGCTAGTCTGCATCTGGAATCTTATTGCACTTATGTCTGCTATGCTTTTGTCTTTTACAGTCTGTCAATATTATGGAACGGACATTGCAGAAATATGGAAGCTATGAAAAGTTTGAGCAGGCTACTGGAGGCAGCCTGCTACCAAAAAGTCGCATTTGGAATCATGTCAGGAAGTACATGGTGAAAGAAGGCTGCGTTGGTGAGGTAGGATGCACACAGGATCAATGAAAAAGCTTCCCCTTTAATCACAGAATCAGAAATTAGAGATCGAAAAGACCTATAAGGTTATCTAGTAGTGCATCCCTTGTCAATATAGACTTGCTCCTTACAGTATGTTTTCTAATGGGTTTGTCCATTCTAGTTTTAAATGATCTAAACAATGTGGCTTCCAACTACTTCTCTTGGGAGATTATTACACTGTGGAATAGAGCACATCAGGAAGCTTTCCTGCTATTTGAATTATGTGTTCCCATTCTTAATTTCATTCTATTACTTGGAGGTGAACCTGACATAACAACTCTCCTCCCTTATCCTTTCAGTTAGTTGTAGCGTAGCACATCCCCATTTAGTCACTACTGTGTATGTCTGCCCTAACCTGCGCTGAGTTTTTCTAATGCCGTATCACAGCACAAACTCCTCTAATTTGCAGTCATCTTATATTGCAAAGCTTTTTTTTGCTGCTTCCTATATTTCTTATTCCTGTTGTATACATTTATGCTGAATTAGGTTTAAACAGGAGAGCTGTGCTGGATTTTGAATTTTACCGGATAGACCTCATtgatatatataattataatttaaaaaaaaaaactcagacAAACAAGTACCTGTTTGtcaaggttggttttttttaaatttactttctaTTGCTACTAGTAATATACAAGTTTCCAATAAATGACTTAAAAGagaatttattttctcttttcttagtCTGTTAACTTCGTGCATTTGACCGCACTTTTTGttcagtcagtttcactgtttcccctcTAGGACAGTTAGGTTCCAATTCTGCCAACTAATTTGCATGTCTGAACCCTTATATTCATgcaaagtcccactgaagtcagtgaggcttCACACAGGCACAGGGGAACAGAACCTTTCTAGAGACACAAAACCTTAACACAGGGGTAATTTGCCTCTTGTTGGGAAGAGCATTGAGCAGCATATGACCGAGTCCAGACAGAGCGCTGGGGGAGCGAGAGGGAGAATAGAAGCGGCAAAaagcaggaaaggaaaagaactttTTTATGCCTCAAGCTTTCCTTTCTCCTTAGATTGTAGTTCATCTCACTGAGGACCTGCTTTCTCGTGCCTCAATGACAGTGGTGAATGGCCGCCCAACTCTGACTATCAATGTTTCCACTGCACGTGAGCACTGGCTAGAAGGGATGCTGAGGCATGAAATAGGTATGGACACATGTTTTGAATTCTTCATGCCGGAGTGAATATGTGCAttcctatttattatttgttttcagtAACACGGACAACGTGCTAGGCGTTGTACAAACCCAAAAGGAGTTCTGGCTCCTGTTACCGTAGATGTGGTAAAGCATAAGAAAGGACTATTTATAATTGTAGTATACAGTAGAACTAAAACACCCAACTAGTACCTTGAGAGATGTAGATGTGAGAAATGTTGCCAGTGAACCCCAAATCTGTGCAAATCCCCCTTTTTGAGTTATCTggagagagaggatgagagaacaaacaacacaacGTATGTGTAGTAGTcatattgcttaatgcactgctggaaggcactcagacactacagtgatgacCATGGTATAAAAACCTCTATAACATAGAATAGTTACAAACATTTAGCTCAGGATAATAGAAAGTTTTTCGCAAACTTTTTCTAGGTTTTGGGTGAACCTGCCAAACCCTAGTAGACCAAACCCAGATGAAATCCAATGGCTTTGATCAAGTTACTCTTTTAGGTTTTATGCCTGTGAATGCCCTGCACCACTGGTATAACTACCCTCTTATTCCAGGGCAACAGCCTCCTCTACAACTGCAGTAATGCTCTATGATCAGCCTCAAGGAGAAAGAAATACTAGTGCATGTTGAATCTTCCCTCCTCTGttctccccacttcccatccacagcaaggccttgtctacactagagaaatGTGAGTGGgttagacacttctgaaaaatctccctgtagggatttaggagcataaaGTTCCACCAAtgttcaatgggatttgtgcttctaaatcccataggtccttttgaaaatctctgctgGAATCACCCGGTGGACACCCTACACTGTTGGCACTTAGATGATTGTGATTCCACTCGTTTAATTACCATTGATTACATTCTCCACGGTTATCAAGGCCAAAGTTACCTCCTTTCCCAGTCCCCCATTGTCCCAATAGGTGAGAATCCTGAAGTTGGATCCTAAACTTAGTTAGCTCCCGTGGTAGCTAACTGTACTATTATTTGAGACACTGGTTGTTACTGTTCTAAGCTCTCTGCTTCTTTCCTTTTAGGAACTCATTATTTTCGAGGTATTAACAACAACAGCCAGCCTTGGTGCAATTGGAATGGACGTAAAAAGCTTGGGTTAAAGCCAATCAATCCTACTGAGGAAGGCCTGGCGAGTATTCACAGTGTCCTGTTCCGAAAAGACCCCTTTCTATGGAGGGCTGCCCTTCTCTACTACACTGTCTATCAAGCTAGCCAAATGTCCTTCAGTCAACTGTTCCAGGATGTGGGGAGATTTGTCAAGGACCCCAACACTAGGTGGGATTACTGTGTACGAGCCAAGAGAGGGTGGACTGATACTTCCCAGCCAGGTTGGTTTCCTATGTAGCTTGAGCACATTCCATCTTCATTCTCCAAAAGCTTTGCTCAAAATAAGGGGCCTCTGCAGCTCTGTTGGCAGGTGATAGGATTTGTGCAAAGGACTGTGGAAAAGTTAAACTCTTTGTTTTCTAAAATGGATTCTATAAAGTGGCAAGGATCCTTCATTTAAAACAATGATTGAGatgaaaaacagtattttttcccTACTACTTTCAAAGTGATTTGGTAAAGGAATTTTTAATGGATGTTAAAGGAGACACTGTCAAGACCTTTAGGTTCACAGTTTGCCCTCCCTTGTTTTTTATGTCCTGGGCAGAGCTTGTTATGATAGTGCTGCAAATTTATGTGACCCGGGGTTTTAAAgctgctcagctccctgccttacactgagaTTCCCAGTAAGCCAGTCTGCCTAACGGTCGGTGCCTTTGCTTAGTGTCTTTCAAGTAGGCTTAATCCTTTAGCCAGTGGGTGTCAGGTAAATTTTGCaagtccagggacaaaaataCCTATGGCAGGAAGTAAAGTAATTTCGTATACAATTACTTTTGGCAAATGCATTGCTTTGAAAAAGCATGAAAACAATACCATGACTCTGATTCCTTTAGGCTGCTTCAGTAAGGATCAGGTATACTTGGATGGCATCCTCCAAATCCTAAGATACAGGGAGTCTATCGATTTCCACTTGCTGATGGCTCTTGGAAAGGTGAGTGGAATCAATCTCCGAACAGAAGCAATAGTAGTATCATTTTAATAAGCACTTTCCTAAATAGTTGTTAAATTGCATGAACATGACAGAATCACTTCCTGTAGGTGTTGTCTTAAAATGTGCTGTGCCCTTTGCATCACCTTGATCTTCAATCTCCACTGTCTGTAAAATCAGACATCACTGTACATTATAGTAAAGAGACACCACCAACTTGAAATATAGTCAATTTCAAATAGTAAGTCAGAAGTACTTTCAGGACCTATACCTTCCTGTCAGTTCCTACCACCCTATACCTGACAGATTGTGGTTTTACAGTCACatttctctgttttttaaaaatgtttttctcctcCCTGTTTGCATGGGCCTTTTGCACTGCAACAACAGGAGCAATGGGCAGActtacacaaagtgctgtcaaatctACAAAGtacacaaatgaaataaaaaagaaataatgtctctctctctcgaaATCATTTTTATCTTAGGTGTTTGTAACAATGGCAGGTAATGTATTTGCAGACAGAAGTTTCCTTAGCCCAGTTGCAGCGTTAACTGCACATACAGGGAAGTAGCCACCAGTTCATAACCCCAATGTGGGATTTGACTTTCAGATGAGAGTAGGAAGTGTGATCTAGTAGCTGAAGAAGGACACAGGGTCAGGAATCCTGGGCTCTGCTCCCaacttggcaagtcacttaacatctctGGGTAAGTCTACACTCCAGCTGGGAGCGAGCCCCCCATCCTGGctagacagacttgcactagcgGGGTTCAAGCTACCGTGCTGAAAAGAGCAGTGTGAGTGTTGCAGCACCAGGGGAAACTTGGGCTCTTAAGCCCACCCAACTGCCTGGGTCtgagctgggggggcggaggggtgggggctaTACTGAGCATCTGCTGGTGCCACACCACTATTTTTAGTTCATTAGCTCACGTAAAGCTAGCTTAGATCAGTCTACCTGGGCTAGAAGGCTcatttccagctgcagtgtagacataacttctGTGACAAAGTATGCTCATCTATAAATGGGTGCTATTATTGCTTGTATTATATTAGCACCTAGAGCCCCAGCCACATTCAGGACCCACCTGGCCCGAGCCCAGGTGGCGAGCCCAGGTGTCTGTCCATgcagcaacatccacactgctatgttCAGCGTGTTAGCATGGATCTGTCTAACTGgtctgggaggcttgctcccagatgcactgtagacatacagACCAATGTGTTGGCCCTTTGGGTGTCAgctgggggcgggcagggggaggAATTACATGAAATTGTAGAAATTACCTCAATGTACAAGTTTTGCAGAAACCACTAAAACAGACTTTCCCACAAAATCTACTGAGTTCCACTTTAAGCAGAGTCCTCTGCAAGCAAGGTTCCCCTCTCTTAGCTGCCGCTAGCCATGTGGTCCATTATCTGGACCCTGCAGTAGTGGGGCACACTGGTAGTATTTCCATGTAGTGGTTTCACCACAGCTTCAGTGATAACTGCTGGCAGGCTTCTTGCTGTGCACTTGAAAACTTAATTTGATGTTACCTCATTCTCTACTTAGCTTCAGGAAGGCTAGAACGAATTCCTCATATTTGAAGGGGCTGGAAACGTCAGGGACTGATGTCTAGGAGAGCCAGTGAATGACCTTGGTCTACCCAAGGCCTTTGCTCCATTTCAGAAGCATGGTCAGGAATATTTGACTCAGGTCATAAATTGCTTCCTGCCCGCTAGAGAAAATTATAGGGAAGTACTTTATATGGAGAGAAAGCAGATGTGGTTAGTAGTATACAACCAACAAGGAAACTATAACAGAAGTCATTGACATATAGATGTTACCAAGTGGTTTGGCTTTCTTGTTTGCAAACCATTTAGAAatacacaatgggccaaatccacTGGAGTTACATTTGATCCATATTATATTAAGCTATATAAATAATGTATCACATTGGATGGACATGTGACAAATGGACTATTTATAGGTGTCCGTGGTAGCAATATCTATAGTCAAGCTTGTCTAACATTTTCCATGATAAGAATCTATTTTCAGTTGTTTCTAACTGCTGGACCTTACCATTTGGGCTAAAATTGTCCACAGTGAGGGTCTACCTTAGGCGGACTTTTTTGGGAAAGTTTCCATCAAAACAGGTCAGCTGTCggttaggggaaaatatgttgttttgcccatattaaaaaattcttacagcTGCTGTGCTTCCATGGTTTGGAGCAGAGATGTGAAATTTGACAGGAAGTCACTCTGGTATCAAGGATGTGCTTTTTGATGTCTTTGTGATTTCCCTGTTAAGTTATAAGcctctagaaaaaaaaatcacagttcacacatACTCAACAGATGTATTTTAGAGGCTGGCAGCATTATTTTGTGAAGGTTCTTTCTGTGGACTTCAATCCCCAGAGTTCCTGTGTGCTAGGCGAACTGAGCATGTGCCATCCCTGCAGAGTGACTGCAGTACTACTAGCcctcagtgtttaaaaaaaaaatccacaagtcAAGCCCCTCAAAAATCAGGACATTGGCTTAAAAATGATGAGGTGTTTAAAATAATAAGTTTTGTTCCTTTTGTCTTCTGGTGTTGGATTATTTTAGGTTGGTGGTTTTCTTTGGGCTAGAAacgtatttttattttaatgaaagctgagatttttcaggtAATAAGTGGACTCCAGTAGCTGGGtctttaaaataatcaaattgtGGGTATTGGTAAGGCTGCAGCTGAGCATGCTCTGTCATAGCATTGCTGGGGCTGACCAGGATGTTTTCCTGCAATCACTCCTTCTGGTTGCCAGGGGCCACTGTGGCATcaggcactggaactgagagcagggctACTATTTTCCCTTTGCACTCAGTGTTCCGCTTATTGGCACCCAGGCAACAAAGAAGAGTTGGAGGAAGTAGACTAGCTTGAATGGAAAAGGGTGAGGGAAGACAAGCAGAGGGGGATAGGAGGAATGGggcattggggggtgggggctgaaagATCTATAACCATTTTGAACACACTCCCCTTCAGAACCTAGacctgaacccaggagtcccaagttcagcattcctctgctgtcagcaaataggtGTGAAACCCACTTGCAAACtgtggcccagaccctcaaagatatttaggttctgtgacagggttgggactcaccaccgcagcacctcctgggaattagctcagttcatgcagAGCACCCTCACCAGTGGTGTCCCATCCGTCCCTAGATTAGCATCTCGACCCACGTTGCTCCCAgcttgcagcatcctcttcaggacactgccctccagcagtgcccactgctctggtctcacccccttcctggggtttggtgttatcagcagtcctcTTTGCCCCAGCCACCATAGCCAACtacaccccaaagtctaaccccttttggcaggggtctggtgcagtccatGATGGCCACTCCTAACAACCAGGTGGAAGTGCAAGTGGGGGGGGAAcctaggcccaccctctactctgggtcccaacccagggaccctttggcagcagccttcctgcctgccctccttttgtcagtctctctccctgggccatttccccttcagcccctttgcaccagctaGGCCCTTTTTCTCAGGGTCCACAGCCCAGCAGATACCAGGTAGGAGATCCCTCGGGTGCAGGTGTCCTcacacaggagacagagcttCACCCTCTGAAAGCCTGGGAGAGACTGCCTGTGCCCTTCctggcagcctttatataggacctagcctagccctgattggctctaacaggccctccctgattggctgccgccttgcgcagctgctctggcctgttgaagcccaatctggcatggaggtggggcactgccccaccacaggCTCCCacatttcattgatttcagtggaagttaggcccagattctcaaaatTATTTAGGGTCCTATGTGtttagtggctggtccacatagaggataatAGCTGACTTCTGCTACCACGTACTCTATTAAAGTGGTGAAAATCTGAGCTGTGGATCCAAAGGTCCCATGCCAATGACCCACGTAATTCTATATGATCTAAATTCtgattttgcagttttgttttattaaaactttAGGAAATTACATAGAATAAAAACTACTTTAAAAGAACAATAAGGTTTCAAAATCAAGTGCTCAAAAAGTTAGGAGccgccagaattaaggtttcctgtGCAACCCCTTGTGTGCATGTATTTGGATacaattacataatcacatactatttttctcaCGGGACCCAGCCTCATATAGTGCAAAGGATGGGTTAGGCTCAGGGAATGAAAGGAGTTGGTGTATGTGTGAAGCTGTAGTATTCCTGGAGGACCCCTCCCACATTTGCTGTTGGAAGgtgtgtaatgaatgaggcagggagttgcaggaaaagaaaggagagtctcatggttaaggcagctgaatgctaCCCTGGAAAATTAGATTCTATCCTTGTCTCTGCCATAGAACTCATATATGATGCTATGCAAGTCTTTTAAGCCAAACTTTTCACACACGATCactaactgtgtgttcctcattttctgggtgcccaactagAGATCctgaggtctgatttgcagaagaacTGAGCACGTCCAGCTGcagatgaagtcagtggaagctgtgctttgaacatataaactgctataaaaatgctaagtactctggaaaaaaaaatcaagcactaGATTCctcaaattgggcaccaaaaATTTGTCAACACATTTGACAAATTTggctttaatctctgtgccttttctccatctgtaaaatggcaataccACCACCTTATGTCAGAGGGAtcttgtgaagataaattcattattGTTTGTGAAACACTGAGATATAACACTgattaaatgtaataaaaaagcccttgaggaaattaataattttgtgttGGTGCAGGGTTTAAATGGTATGCAATAAATGTAGTCTGTGGCTACTACACATTGAGTGATGAGGAGGATTAAAAGAAATCTTGAATCAGTAAGCACTGTCCCTATCCCGTGCACTGAAagaggcagaggtcctgtggaaaacaTAGCATGGGAGCATGCAATTATTATTAGAGtgtatcataatgtatacacACAAGAGGGCCAAATTACAGTTAAACAGACAcccttcattctggcatttgcAACTttagtgttcttttaatgtgggtttttaatataattttaatacattttgttACATGTATCTTTTGCAAGAAAACTAAGTCTGAGGCATGTAAGAGCAGTGGCTATTCTTAGAAAGTCAAATTCTGCCATCAGATATGAACAGAAAGCTCCCACTGCAATTTGACAAACGATAAAGAAGTGTTATGATGagaccaacttaaaaaaaaaagaaaagaggataTTGATGTTCCAAAAAGAATATTAAGCTTTGCTGAAAGAGCTTGAAAAAGTAAAGGATCCAATCATAGTGAAGATTGCCATCCACTTGGGAAATTCTCACTGCAAATCAGAAAATGTTCTCATGGCTTATTGCGGCAAATGTACAGATTATTCTGAGCAGACGACAGATCACAAGATATGCATTTTCCTCTGGCATTTTTCTACCATGAATACAAGTTCTATATGGGTCCAAAATGGAATAACTACTTTGTACAGTTTATTGATAGTTAAATTAATGTGTCTGTAAAATCAATCCCTGATTTATCATGGGAATGTGTTTAGTATGGTGCTCATTGGGGAGTTTCTATatcttcttcccttccccagtGCTGAAAGCCTTGTCAATCCCAGGAAAAGTCCTCTCTTTTGCTACTTCTCATTTTACTTGGTATTTTGAAGACAGCAGTGTGTAGGAATGCATAGAGTAAGACTAATGTGCTGTGCAAGCCGCTTGGCCTGCCCAGAGGGGAGAAACAGATGAAAGAAGCTGAAGCCCGGAGAGAAATAATATTGAGAAGTAGCCATTTTAGAGATTTGCAGTGGTTTGCTAGGAATTAAATCTTAGAATCCTTACAGCCCAGAATGTGATAATCATGTACAAATTAAGCTAGACAACAGAAATAGAGCTCATACATTGCACATAATTCCTAAATGCATTAAATCCAAGAATTTTTAAAGTCAGAATGTAAAATGTCACAAATACACATTTTTGGAAAGCAATCTGGCGAGCGTGACAGAAAAATCAGCCTCAAAATAAACTCAAAAgcaaaaatctcttttttttacCCAGTACAATAGATTTGCTTGCACAAAGTGGTGAAAGTACATTAAGAGAGAGCTATGTAGTGAGTCATATCTTTCCCTCCTAAAATGTTGCCAAATACCATTTTTAGTGATGGCAATGGCTGGGGGAAATGCAGCTTGATTGGGGCATAGTTTGATCACAGCTATTGAGCACCTGGGTAGATTCAGGTCAGATGGGAATCTGACCTTTtctaagaaacaaaaataaagactTCCTTGTCCTGTGGAGGGAGGAGGTTGAAATTTGAAGGCAGGGTGTTGAAAGGGCGGCCTCATAGAGTGGCCCTGCCTTCAGCGCTCTCCAGCGGGAGGCCACTGCATGACAGGTGCACCTGCTTCAGTCTCCCTCCTTCGGAGTCCCTAGTAACTCCACACAAGCTTTCTTGACTCACTGATacctgcggggggcagggggcagaataTTGCCAAAACATAGTTTCAAATCCACAACCAAAGTCCCAAGCATGGACCATTTCTCACAGCCAGTGTGTGTAGTCTGTAAAATGCCACATCCTTGGGTCCATCAGCATAGTACATACCACACGCCAGCATCTTCACCACACCCAGGCTCTTTCTTGATCCCCCATTGATTCTGTGCTGGGAGTTCATCCTCAATTAGGGAACATCCCTAATACCCCATGGACCCTCAGCCCTCTGGCTTGGGAAGACCAGCCAGCAAACCCTTCTTGCTCCCCTGTCTTTAGCCTTCCCCCAGGAACAACCTAAAGCTTCCTTCAGGGACCTCTCAGTTGCCTGGTCTCTGGCAGCTCTCACTTACTGATTGCCTGGTtctctcaggatatgtctacacagcagtaaaAGAACTGCAGCgtggctgctgctgggctgggtCACACTTGGGCTTGCTGGGCTCAGGCAGTGGGACTAAAAATTGCTGgatcccaggctctgaaaccccacAAGGGGGATGAATCTCAGAACCCAGGCTCCTGTccg
Above is a window of Caretta caretta isolate rCarCar2 chromosome 2, rCarCar1.hap1, whole genome shotgun sequence DNA encoding:
- the MATCAP2 gene encoding putative tyrosine carboxypeptidase MATCAP2 isoform X3, which translates into the protein MERTLQKYGSYEKFEQATGGSLLPKSRIWNHVRKYMVKEGCVGEIVVHLTEDLLSRASMTVVNGRPTLTINVSTAREHWLEGMLRHEIGTHYFRGINNNSQPWCNWNGRKKLGLKPINPTEEGLASIHSVLFRKDPFLWRAALLYYTVYQASQMSFSQLFQDVGRFVKDPNTRWDYCVRAKRGWTDTSQPGCFSKDQVYLDGILQILRYRESIDFHLLMALGKVSYEDVDHLKEFAVIENVRVPHFLQDHVRYMEHLEKIMEVNELTDQELKDLIV